GGTGATGAGGTTGGCAGCCAGGGCGTCGGTCCGGGCGATGAGGACGGAAGGAACGCCGAGCACGTCGGCCGCCAGTCGCGCCGCGGTCAGGGTTCGCACGTGTTGCTGGGTCGGGATCAGCACCTTCCCACCCATGTGGCCACACTTCTTCTCAGAGGCCAACTGGTCCTCGAAGTGCACGCCTGCCGCTCCGGCTCGAAGCATCCGCTTCATGAGCTCGTAGACGTTCAGGGCGCCACCGAAGCCGGCTTCGGCATCGGCCACGATTGGAACCATCCAGTCCCGCAGCATCTCGCCCTTGTTTTCGGACCATTCGATCTGGTCGGCGCGACGCAGGGCGTTGTTGAGGCGCTCGACGACGGCTGGTACCGAGTTGGCCGGGTAGAGGCTCTGGTCCGGGTACACCTGACCAGCCAGGTTGGCGTCACCGGCGACCTGCCAGCCCGACAGGTACAACGCCGGAAGGCCACCCTTGACGTACTGGATGGCCTGACCACCGGTCATGGCCCCCAGTGCATGCACGTAGTCCGTGTTGTGCATCTTCTCCCACAGCACCTCGGCGCCGTGACGGGCAATCGAGCACTCAGGAAGGAACGATCCACGCAGACGGACGACATCGGCCGCCGTGTAGTCGCGGACGGTGTCCTTCCAGCGCGGGTTCTCGTTCCAGTCCCTCTCCAGGGCTGCGACCTGGTCGTCGAAGGTGTTTCGCATCTCTAACTCGCTTTCATGGAGGACCCTCGGCGGGCGCCGGGATCCGATCGGGATTTGGGTAAGGGGCTGTCGGGAGGCGCCTGTCTGTAAGGGGCCGGCCGGTAAGGGAGCGGTATGTCAGTCGAGGAGCTCGTAGGCGGGCAGGGTGAGGAACTCGATGAACTCAGAGGACAAGGCGACCTCCTCGAAGACAGCCCGGGCCTCGTCGAACGGCAACGCGTCGAATGTTTCGCTACCGAGGTCCTCGGCGATGACTGCCATCTGGGCGTCGATCGTGGAGCGGACCAGCGCGGTGGTCACCGTGGTTCCATCTTCAAGGGCTCGGCTATGGCGGATCCACTGCCAGATCTGGGCCCGACTGATCTCGGCGGTGGCCGCATCTTCCATGAGGTTGTGGATGGCCGCTGCACCACTACCGGATAGCCAGGAGGCTAGGTAGCGGAGGCCGACGTATACGTTGGTCTCGAGGCCGGCCCGGGTGATCTGGCCACCGGTCTCGTCGACGGAGAGCAGGTCATCGCCGGTGACCCGGACGTCGGGGCGCTGGCGATCAACCTGGTTGAGGCCTTGGCCCAGAATTGCGTTGAACTCGATCTCGGCCACCGTGACCAGGTCGGGATGGGCCACCCACGTGCCGTCGCAACCGTCGTTTGCCTCGCGCCGCTTATCTTCCTTCACCTTGGTGAGAGCCTGGGCGGTGACCTCGGGGTCACGACGGTTAGGGATGAAGGCCGCCATCCCGCCTATGGCGTGGGCGCTCCGCTTGTGGCAGGTGGCCACCATGAGTTCTGTGTAGGCACGCATAAACGGCGTCGTCATGGTGACATCAGCCCGGTCGGGTAGGACGAAAGCCGGATCTGCGTTGAACTTCTTGGCCACCGAGAAGATGTAGTCCCAACGGCCGGCGTTGAGACCCGCCGAGTGTTCACGTAACTCATAGAGAATCTCGTCCATCTCGAAGGCAGCGGTAATCGTCTCGATGAGCACGGTGGCCTTGATCGAACCGCGGGGCACGCCAAGGGCGTCCTGGGCATGGCAGAACACGTCATTCCAGAGCCGGGCCTCGTGGTGGTTCTCAAGCTTCGGGAGGTAGAAGTACGGCGCTGTTCCGCGGTCGAGGGCCTCACGGACGTTGTGGAAGAAGATGAGGCCGAAGTCGACAAGGCTGGCGGCCGCCGGGCGACCGTCGACCTGAACGTGACGCTCGGGAAGATGCCAACCGCGGGGCCGGATGACCAGCGTGGCGATCTCGTCGTTGATGGCGTAACTCTTGCCGTCGCGACGGAGCGTGAGATCACGGCGGATGGCGTCACGAATGTTGACCTGGCCGTTGAGCATGTTGTCCCAAGTTGGGGAACTCGAATCCTCGAAGTCGGCCATGAACACCCGCGCTCCGGAGTTCAGGGCATTAATCATCATCTTGCGCTCAGGCGGACCGGTGATCTCGACGCGACGATCGAGTAGGTCCTTGGGAGGCGGGGACACCGTCCACGTACCCGACCGGATCTCGGCAGTCTCGGGCAGAAAGTCGGGTCGCAGACCGGTGTCGAACTTCTCCTGGCGGATACGCCGACTCCGAAGCAGCTCGATGCGACGGTCTCGGAAGGTGCGCACGAGGTCGGCCACGAAGGCGGTGGCTTCGGGCGTGAAGATCTCGTCGCGGAGTTCATGTTCGCTGATCTCGATGCCGTCCAGGTTGGTCATGAAAACTCCCTTCCGGGTCATGTTCGCCGCTCGCTCATGTTCTTCTGCCGGTGCGTCTCGCTTCATGAGTATTGAGGATCTTCGGTCCCGGATTGGGGACGGCACCGCGGGAAGATCTTCTAGCCTGTCGCTCAGGCCGAAAAAGTGGAAGAGTTCGGCTAGTTCGGTTCCTGATGCCGGACACATCGGACAGGATGTCTGCCCGGAATCCGAACAGAGGGGAGACCAGTCGTGGGAACACCGGCCTTTGATCCGGTAGTGCTCGGTCACCGACTCCGCTACCTCCGCAGGCAGGCCGGCCTCACATTGGCCGTCCTCGGCGAGCGCATCGGGCGCCCAGCCTCGTACCTCTCCCAGGTCGAAAACGGCCGTATCGAACCCAAGCTGGGTGTCCTCGGCGAGCTGGCTGACGCCCTCGGATGCACCACGGTGGACCTACTGGACCCGACACCTCCAAGCCATCGTGCCGCACTCGAGATAGAGCTGGACCGCCACCAAGGAGGGCAGTGGCGGACCACGCTTGAGCTTCCCGAGGTCCGGGCCGGAGCCCGCCTCGATGACGACGTATTGGAGACCCTCGTCGGGCTGTACCGGGCGCTACCTGACGTCGAGGTCAGTCGTTCCGGCCTGGCGAACCTCGAAGCCGGCGATCGGGCCCGAATGGCCAACATTGCGCTGCGAACCGAGATGCGGGCCCGCGACAACTACTTCGCCGAGATCGAACAACGGGCCGCCGAGGACCTTGCTGCCGCTGGCTACGGAGGAGAAGGACCACCCACCGAGAAGGACATGGTCGATCTGGCGGCTCACCACGGCTTCATTGTCGAACGGGTCAAGGGGATGCCCCGAACCGCCCGTTCAGTCACCGACACCCGTCGCCGGGTCATCTACATCCCGCAACGCGATGACCTCAGCGTTCGGGCCGCCCGATCGGTGGTCCTCCAGACATTGGGCCATTTCGCGCTTGAACACGCCGAAACCACCGACTTCGAGGGGTACCTACGGCAGCGGATCGAGTCGAACTATTACGCGGCCGCCACGCTCATCCCCGAACAGGCGGCCGTGGCTTTCCTATCCGGAGCAAAGGACGGCCACGACCTCTCCATCGAGGACCTCAAGGAGCGTTATTACGTCTCCTATGAGATGGCGGCCCACCGGTTCACCAACCTGGCTACCCGACATCTGGGCCTGTCGGTGCACTTCATCCGAACCGATCCCGAGGGAACGATCACCAAGGCCTACGAGAACGACGGGTTGCGTTTTCCCGCAGATCCCGACGGTGGCCTGGAAGGGGCCCGCCTGGGCCGACAGTGGGGAGCCCGCCAGGCGTGGGACGGTTCAGACCTCCTGCACTACCAGCACACGGCCATCGACTCCGGCGAATACTGGTGCGTGACCTACGTGGAGAACGCCACCGAACGAACCCCGTACGCGGTGACCCTCGGGTGCCGGGCGACCGAAGCCGGTTTCTTCCGGGGAGGTGACACGCTGCGGCGGATCAACGCGACCGGCGAGGACGACCAGGCCGAACCCGGTCTGCTGCGGCGTTGGGATGGCGTGGCCTGGCCATCGGCCTCGGAACGCAGTTTCGTGTTGACGGCCCTACCTTCCTCATCCAGGGAATTCTCGCCGTTCCCGGGCATCGACCTGCTCGACGTCTACCGGTTCCTCGATCGCCAG
This genomic stretch from Acidimicrobiales bacterium harbors:
- the aceA gene encoding isocitrate lyase, with the translated sequence MRNTFDDQVAALERDWNENPRWKDTVRDYTAADVVRLRGSFLPECSIARHGAEVLWEKMHNTDYVHALGAMTGGQAIQYVKGGLPALYLSGWQVAGDANLAGQVYPDQSLYPANSVPAVVERLNNALRRADQIEWSENKGEMLRDWMVPIVADAEAGFGGALNVYELMKRMLRAGAAGVHFEDQLASEKKCGHMGGKVLIPTQQHVRTLTAARLAADVLGVPSVLIARTDALAANLITSDVDDRDKPFLNGERTAEGFFGTEPGMATPISRALAYAPYSDLIWCETGTPDLDQAKEFADAVHAEFPGKMLAYNCSPSFNWKSALDDDTIAKFQSELGKMGYKFQFITLAGWHALNASAFELAKGYTESDMTAYVALQQAEFGMEDDGYTATRHQREVGAGYFDDVATVISGGTASTLALEGSTEEEQF
- a CDS encoding helix-turn-helix domain-containing protein is translated as MGTPAFDPVVLGHRLRYLRRQAGLTLAVLGERIGRPASYLSQVENGRIEPKLGVLGELADALGCTTVDLLDPTPPSHRAALEIELDRHQGGQWRTTLELPEVRAGARLDDDVLETLVGLYRALPDVEVSRSGLANLEAGDRARMANIALRTEMRARDNYFAEIEQRAAEDLAAAGYGGEGPPTEKDMVDLAAHHGFIVERVKGMPRTARSVTDTRRRVIYIPQRDDLSVRAARSVVLQTLGHFALEHAETTDFEGYLRQRIESNYYAAATLIPEQAAVAFLSGAKDGHDLSIEDLKERYYVSYEMAAHRFTNLATRHLGLSVHFIRTDPEGTITKAYENDGLRFPADPDGGLEGARLGRQWGARQAWDGSDLLHYQHTAIDSGEYWCVTYVENATERTPYAVTLGCRATEAGFFRGGDTLRRINATGEDDQAEPGLLRRWDGVAWPSASERSFVLTALPSSSREFSPFPGIDLLDVYRFLDRQGGTATTS
- the aceB gene encoding malate synthase A, which translates into the protein MTNLDGIEISEHELRDEIFTPEATAFVADLVRTFRDRRIELLRSRRIRQEKFDTGLRPDFLPETAEIRSGTWTVSPPPKDLLDRRVEITGPPERKMMINALNSGARVFMADFEDSSSPTWDNMLNGQVNIRDAIRRDLTLRRDGKSYAINDEIATLVIRPRGWHLPERHVQVDGRPAAASLVDFGLIFFHNVREALDRGTAPYFYLPKLENHHEARLWNDVFCHAQDALGVPRGSIKATVLIETITAAFEMDEILYELREHSAGLNAGRWDYIFSVAKKFNADPAFVLPDRADVTMTTPFMRAYTELMVATCHKRSAHAIGGMAAFIPNRRDPEVTAQALTKVKEDKRREANDGCDGTWVAHPDLVTVAEIEFNAILGQGLNQVDRQRPDVRVTGDDLLSVDETGGQITRAGLETNVYVGLRYLASWLSGSGAAAIHNLMEDAATAEISRAQIWQWIRHSRALEDGTTVTTALVRSTIDAQMAVIAEDLGSETFDALPFDEARAVFEEVALSSEFIEFLTLPAYELLD